The genomic region GATTCCTAGTCACTCTCTGGGATGGCGTAATAGCGCGATCGTTGTCCACATCGACGCTGAGAAGACGTGTGCGAGGGCGCTCAGGTACAGCCCGAGCGAGGCGAACGTCCCCGAGAAGATAAATAAGATCATCCCAGTCGGAACGCTCGTTGAACGCGGCACCGTCGACTCAGGATTGATAATCGTCGGCGTGAGCAATAGCGCCATCGTAAACCCACCGAGTGTGAATACGATGTCCTGCCAAATCATGGCAGATATTGCCGGAGATTGTATATAGTTGTGGCGGTCTCCCGAGAGACTAGCTTACTTGGCCGTTTGAACCCCTCCTTGGCTCAGAGAGACAGGGAGCTATCCGTCTCAGTAACGGGGTTTCAACAGAGCGAAATCTGTGTGTTTGTAACGACCGAACCCCAGTAGACAGCGTAGGGACGCTCCTGAAAAAAGAGCAGCAGTTAGTCAGCGCTACCATCAGTTGCCGGCAGTGTAAACGAGAATTCCGTCCCATCCCCGGGTTCGGATTCAACCCAGATGTCGCCGCCGTGGCGCTCGACGATCCGCTCGCAGAGCGCCAGACCGATGCCGGTTCCCTTCCGTTCTGTTGTGCCGTGTAGTCGCTGGAATACCTCGAAGATTCGGTCCTGATCGCCAGCGTCAATCCCAATTCCGTCGTCACGAACTGAGATGACCCATTTTGTGCCGCGTCGCTGTGCAGTCAGGTGAATGAGTGGTCGACCATCACCGCTATACTCGATAGCGTTGTCCACCAAATTCTGAAACACCTGTCGCAGCTGGTCGGGGTCGCCCTTGACGCGGGGAAGTGAGTCTGTCGTGATTTGGGCATCGCTGTCCTCAATTTTCACCTGGAGGTCATTGTAGACATCTTCGACCACGTCATTCAACTCAATCGGTTCCAGCTGGTGGCCTTGTGTTTCGACGCGTGAATACTGAAGCAAGCCGTCGATCATCGTACGCATTCGGTCTGCCCCATCAACAGCGAAGTCTAGGAATTCTTGCCCTTCCTCGTCAAAGTCGTCCTCGTATCGACTTTCGAGCAGCCGAAGATACGAGGAGACCATCCGTAAGGGTTCTTGGAGGTCGTGGGAAGCCGCATATGCGAATTGCTCTAATCGCTCATTGGACGCTTCGAGGTCGGCAACCAACTGCTCGAGTTCCCGTTGATACTGGTGGCGCTCAATTGCCTCTGCAAGGACGTTCGCAACGCTCTGGACGAACGAGACGTCCTCGTCCGAGAACTCCCGACGATCAGTGTCGTGTACACCGAGGATTCCCCATGGCCCGCCGAAGGGGCCGATGATCGTGCTAACCCCACTCAAGACGTTGTGAGACGTCAGTAGGTCCGGTCCGCTGAATCGGCTCTCAGTAGAGAGGTCAGAGACAACTACCGGCTCTTCGGATCGCAGCGTGTAGCCAGCTTGAGAGTCGTCCTCGTCTGCGCCGACGGTTGCGTTCCCGGCGATGCCGTCGTCCCAGCCGACACCCTGTCGAAGTAACAACTCGCGATCATCAGAATCAAGGTCAAGTACCTTGCAGTACTCGGCGTCTAATACTTCGGCCACTAGGCAGGTCGCTTCCTGCATGAGGTCGTCAAGATCATCAGTTTCGAGTGCAGTTTGGCCGAGATCGGCGACGGTCTGTTGTTGGGTAGCCCGGTGTGACAACTCACTCTCGCGTTTTTTCCGATCAGTCACGTCTCGTCCGACCCCGACTAGCACTGTCTCTCCGTCAGGGTTTTCGATCGTTGAGGCAGCGAACTCGTACGGAATGTGCGCCCCACCTTTGGTACACAGTTGCGCTTCAACCTGCGTGTTCCCCATTTCAAATCCCTCCTCAACTGCGTTCGCAATCGTCTGCTGAGATGGCTCGTCGAAAAAGTCCTGTGCAGACATTGATGCGATTTCCACATCGGAATAGCCCGAGACTTCACACAGCGTCTCGTTCCATCGCTGAAGGCTGCCGCTCACGTCAAGCACGTAGAAGAGATCGTCGATGCCGTTCAGCATGTCGTTAGTGTATTTCTGATACCGTTCGAGTCGGTAGTTTGCCTGTTCGAGTCGATCCACCGTGTCTTCGAGCTCGATCTGTGTCTGGCGGAGAACGTCGTTACGCGCTTGGAGTTCATGGGCCCGTGTCTTTGCCCGGCTGTCGTGAACGCCCACGGCAAAGCCCGCAACACTGGCGAGCCCTGTGAGGATCGGCGGAGCCTGTGTGGAAACGCTCTCTCCAGGTTGGAGATGATACACGACGAGGAGGGTAGCCATGAGACTGAATCCGGCGAGACACCAGCTGACGATACCGGGATAGTATTCAGGGGCGATATCGGTCCGTGAGAGTCGATATGCTCCGAAAACAAGGACGAGGCCCGGACCAGCAATCAATAGGCAGATAAGAAGGGTATTTACCACTGGTACGCCCTGGCCAGTCTCGGAAAAGAGCCATCCTGCACCAAACACAATGTATAGACCGCCGAGAACGCCGAGAGCGCGCCTGGGGCCAACTGTAGACACGAGGCGCTTCCAAGAGAACACTTTATGTTCGTAAGGCAGATAGCCGCCTTGGGCTTTACGATGACCATTGCCAATTCTCACTGGAGACGCAGCAGTAGGTATAGGATAGACTGATGCTCTTGAACGATGGTTAGTTCTTTCAGCCGGTCAAGTGCCCGATCGACAGGCCGATCTGGAAGACCAGTTTGCTGGTGAAAATCATCGCGAATAATTGAGCCACCGTACATGAGGGTGTGCTGGTGGGCGATTCTGGGGACGTTGTACTCTGTGCCTCACTCAGTTCCGAAGAAGTAACTTCTATACCTCCCCGGTCTAACCACCAACGTGAGTGTATGAGTCAGTCTTACAATCGCGGTCTCATCGAGGACTTCGGCCGGTGGAAGGAGTTCTCGGCCGGGATGTGGGCGTGGATCTTCCACAAGTTCACCGGGTGGATGCTGATCGGCTACCTGTTTACCCACATCGCGGTGTTGAGCACAGCAATCGGCGCGGCGAGTCAAGGTGATGCGACGATCGCAGCGGGGGAGGACGTCTACACGACGACGATCCAGGGGCTCGAGGGCCTGTTTATCGTCCGCGTGCTCGAGGTCGGCCTGCTGGCGGTCGCCGTCTTCCACATCCTTAACGGAGTCCGGCTGCTGATGATCGACCTCGGCATCGGTCTCGACTCCCAGGACGCGAGCTTCTACGCCTCGCTGATCCTCACCGGGATGATCACCGTCGCGAGCGTTCCGACCTTCCTGCAGGGGGTGGGCTTCTAATGGCAGAGCGTTACTCATCCTTTACGCCCGGCGGAACCGGCTGGCTCCTTCAGCGCATCACGGCGGCATTTCTCGTCGTCGTCCTCGCCTTTCACTTCTTCCAGCTACACTTCGTCAACCACGCCGCAGACGTTACGTTCGCGGGCACCCAAGCCCGGATGGACCACGTCGGCTACTTCCTGGCCATGGTGTTGTTCCTGGTCACGGCCGCGTTCCACGGTATCAACGGCGTCTACAACGCGCTCGTAAATCAGGGGCTGTCGGGTACGCCCAAGAAGGTCATGCTGGTCGTACTCACCGTCGCTGGCGTCGCGCTCGTCGCACAGGGAACGTACGTCGCGCTGGTCATGGCGGGGTGGATCTAACATGAGCACGCAACAACAGAAACCACAGAGTCAGGAGGCACCGGAAGACCCCGAGATGAAAGGGGCCGAGTCGCCCCAGCAGGAGCGACTCGACAAAAAGGCCGAGCGGGCGAAGAGCCGCGAGGAGACCGCAGACGAATCCGAGACAGAGGGGGAGACGGTTCACCTGAAGGTGTTCCGGTACGACCCCGAAGTGGAGGCCAAACAGGAGCCACGCTTCGACGAGTTCCACGTCCCCTTCTCGAAGGGGATGACCGTTCTCGACGCGCTGATCTACGCGCGAGACGAGTTCGACTCCTCGCTTACGTTCCGACACTCCTGTCGGCAGGCGATCTGTGGCTCGGACGCCTTCTTCGTCAACGGCTCCCAGCGCCTGGGCTGTAAGACCCAGATCTCCGAGCTCGACCAGCCGGTGCGAGTCGAGCCGCTTCCCCACCAGGACGTCGTCAAGGACCTGGTCGTCGATATGGACCACTTCTACGAGCAGATGCACGCCGTCGAGCCGTACTTCCAGAGCGAGGAGACGCCCGACGCGAGCGAGCTCGAAGAGCAGCGCCAGTCCAGGGAGAACCGCGAGAAGGTCAAGATGTCGACGCGGTGTATCTGGTGTGGCGCCTGCATGTCGAGCTGTAACATCGCCGCAGGGGACAACCAATACCTCGGACCGGCGGCGATCAACAAGGCCTACCGGTTCGCGATGGACGATCGGGAGGAAGCAGAGATCAAAGAGCACCGACTCCGCATCATCGAGCAGGAACACGGCGTCTGGCGGTGTCAGACCCAGTTCTCCTGTACCGAGGTGTGTCCGAAGGACATCCCCCTCACCGAGCACATTCAGGAGCTCAAGCGTGAGGCAGTGAAGAAGAACCTGAAGTTCTGGTAACCATGTACGAACACGACGTTATCGTGGTCGGCGCCGGCGGCGCCGGCCTCCGAGCCGCGATCGCAGCCCACGAGGCGGGAGCCGACGTGGCGATGGTGACGAAGCTCCACCCCGTCCGCAGCCACACCGGCGCGGCCGAGGGCGGCATCAACGCCGCGCTGCGCGAGGGCGACGACTGGGAACTGCACGCCTACGACACGATGAAGGGATCGGACTACCTCGGCGACGCGCCGGCCATCGAGACGCTGGCCCAGGACGCGCCCGAGGACACGATCACCTTAGAACACTGGGGGATGCCGTTCTCCCGCGAAGAGGACGGCCGCGTCTCCCAGCGACCGTTCGGCGGGCTTTCCTACCCGCGAACGACCTACGCTGGGGCCGAGACGGGCCACCACCTGCTGCACGTAATGTACGAGCAGGTCGTCAAACGAGGCATCCAGGTCTACGACGAGTGGTACGTGATGAATCTCGCGACCAGCGACGAACCCGACCCCAACGACCGGAGCTGTCACGGCGTCGTCGCCTACGACGTCCAGAGCGGCCAGATTCAGGGCTTCAAGGCGAATCAGGGCGTCATCCTCGCGACTGGCGGTCCCGGGCAGGCGTTCGACCACACCACCAACGCCGTCTCCTGTACCGGCGACGGGCAGGCGATGGCCTACCGCGCGGGCGTTCCGTTGGAGGACATGGAGTTCATCCAGTTCCACCCGACGACGCTGCCGAGTACGGGCGTCCTCATCTCCGAGGGGGTCCGGGGTGAGGGTGGTATCCTCTACAACGAGGAGGGCGAGCGGTTCATGTTCGAACATGGCTACGCGAAAAACGACGGCGAGCTCGCCTCCCGTGACGTCGTCTCCCGGGCCGAACTCACTGAGGTCAACGAGGGTCGCGGCGTCGAGGACGAGTACGTTCACCTCGACATGCGCCACCTCGGAGCCGACCGCATTCTCGACCGACTCGAAAACATCCTCCACCTCGCGGAGGACTTCGAGGGCGTCGACGGGCTCGTCGAGCCGATGCCGGTCAAGCCCGGCCAGCACTACGCGATGGGCGGCATCGAGACCGACGAGAACGGCGAGACGTGTATCTCCGGACTCTACGCCGCGGGCGAGTGTGCCTGCGTCTCCGTCCACGGCGCCAACCGACTGGGCGGCAACGCCCTCCCCGAACTCGTCGTCTTCGGCAAGCGCGCGGGCTACCACGCCGCGGGCGGCGATCTTGGCCCTGCCGAGATCGAAACCGGCTACGGTCCCGGCGTCGAGGACGAAAACTACGACCTACCGATCACACCCGGCGAGGCCGGCCTCGACCCCGCAGACGGCAGCATCGCCGCCGACGGCGGGCAGGTCGCCGACGCGGAGGGAGCGCTCGAACGCGCCGTCGAACGCGAACGCGAGCGCGTCGATCAGCTGATGGAGAAAGACGACGGCGTCCAGCACGCCGAGATTCGCTCGAAGCTCCAACGGGCGATGACCGACTACGTCAATGTCTTCCGGACCGAGGAGGGCGTCACGAACGCCTTAGAGATCATCCGCGAGTGTCGCGAGGAGTACCGCGACGTCTACGTCGACGATCCCTCGCGGACGTTCAACACTGACCTCCAGATGACCTACGAGACGCGCAACCTGATCGACGTCGCCGAGACGATCGCGCTGGGTGCGCTCGTCAGAAACGAGTTCCGCGGCGCTCACTGGCGCCAGGAGAATCAGACCCGCGACGACGAGAACTGGCTCAAGCACACGCTCATCTCCTGGAACGGCGGGAAGCCGTCGATCTTCTACCGGCCCGTCATCTTAGAGGGTGAGGAGAAGACGTACGAGCCGAAAGTTCGCAGCTACTGAGCTGGCGCTTTAGTCGGACAGATCCGTTTTCTACCCACGGTCTCTACTCGCGCCCACACGCTCTCGCGAGCGTGCTCGGTGACGACCGTCTCGACTGGAGTACCCTCCTGACGCACCGCTACCGTATTGTCGACCGTCAGATCGTGGTATTGAGTCACAACGACAATTGTTACAACGGACGTTTCGACTCCAGAGTCGGTGTTGACGCCGAATCGGTCGGTCATCGCCTATCGACCGGCCATCTGATCCCCCCTACTGGTGCCCGACACTGGTCGATTTTCGACGATCGTTGTAGGACGGGTTTATTATCGTCGAAACACACAGGAGGATGTATGAGCGCGACGCAGGAACTCGACGTGTCGGTCCCGACGGACATCGAGTCCGCGCGAGGGAAACTGGTGTACCTCTACCTCGCGACCGCGGGGACCGCGACGGTTGATTCGCTTCACGACGACCTCGGCATCTCCAAGGGCACGGCTCTCTCGATCACCGGCGCACTCCGCGAACGAGGGCATCTCCGACGCACGAACGGGCGGTACGAACTGGCCTGCTAGCGGGCCGGTTGGCGACTTAGAGTTCGATACGCTCGACCAGTTGTTCCTCGTCCTCGTTTGTGTTTACGGCGACGATCCGAATCTCATCTTCGAGTCTCGATCCCTGTACCTTCGGCTTTAGCAAGTTATCGACCTGGTAGACACCCGCGGCGTTGGTCATCGCGATTTCGACCATCACTGGCGCCGTCTCTCCCTCACGAAGTGTGACACGCTTGATCGCCTGGCTCGAGAGCGTGTTGATTCCGCGCCCGCCGTGTTCGTACGGGATCCGCGAGCGACCCCGTTCCATGTCTAAGGCGTCGGCCACCCGGATGAGTCCCGCCTCGGTGGTGAGTGGCGTCTCCGCCCGGTGGTGACAGAGGATGGCGTGGAGAATCTCCCCTTTCATCCGAACCGTCTCCGAAAGGTCGTAGAACTCGGGGAGCAGCCGGTCCAAAATGTCCGCTGCGAGCGGAATCGAGTAGTAGGCGTGCTCGTCTCGATGGACGACGTGTCCGATGTCGTGTAGCGTCGCGGCCAGGCAGATGATGACCGACTCGTCGGCCTCCTCGAGTCCCTGCTGGCGTGCGCCGTTGAAGTCGACGTCGCTGGCCTTCAACAGATCGTACAGACACAGCGCCCGGTTGCGGACGATCTCGATGTGTTTGGTGCCGTGGTCGTTGTACTGCATCCGATCGACCGCGTTGATATTTTGGGCTTCGAGGTACGTCTCGATCTCGGCGTCTGACTGAATCGTCTCCAAAACGGCGTGAAGCTTCTCGTCGGGGAAGTTGTGGTTCGCGTCGGGGTCGTAGACACGCTGGGGATCTGTGTCGATAGGCGATTCGTTCATAGGTGATGGTCAGTCGGGAACTAAAAAAAGCCCTGCGACAAGAACGGAACGACCGGGAGTTACGCTGCTGCTTCGACTGCTTGCTCGACTTCGTCGTAGTCGGGTTCGACGCCGGGGTCGTCGCTAACCCACGCGTACGTAATCTCGCCGTCGCCGTCGACGACGAAGACGGATCGCTTGGCGACGCCGTACACTCCGAGGTCGTCGAAGTCCATCTCGATGTCGTAGGCGTCGATGACCTCCTTGTTCAGGTCGCTGATGAGGCCGAACTCGAGATCGTTCTGCTCGCGGAACTCGTTTAGCGTAAACGGCGAGTCACGGCTGATTCCGTAGACAGTTGCGTCGAGAGCCTCGAACGCGCTGAGTCGATCCTGGAACGTACACATCTCGGTCGTGCAGACGCCGGTGAACGCGCCAGGGAAAAAGGCGAGCACGATCGGTGCGTCGCCGTCGACGCGTTCGTCGAGACTAAACGAGTCGACGTCGCCGTTTGCAAGCGGTGCGGTGAACGCTGGTGCTGAGTCGCCGGTGGTCGGCATGTGCGTCCCTTCTTGCGCGGCGGGAAAGACAGTTTCGTTCGCGGAGGGAATGGCACAGAGTGACAGGTGGGTGGGAAGTGGTCGTCGATAGAGCGCGCCACCTAGAGAGGTATACCTATCACGCTCGATCGAGTGGCGAGTAGTCCCTGCTTTTGGTCGAATTCGACCGGTAGCGGGCCGCTCCGTGACACACTCCGCCCATGACCATTGACTCGACGCTAGCTAAGTGGTCCAAAAAGGTTATAATTGCCAGCGGGTAAGCCACGCATAGAGATGGTAGCCGAAATCGCACCGCTGTTCATCCCTGGTGCACCCGGGGGTCCGGAACTGCTGATCATCCTCTTCATCGCCATTCTGTTGTTCGGGGCAAATAAGATCCCGAAGCTGGCTCGGTCGACCGGTGAGGCCATGGGCGAGTTCCAGAAGGGTCGTGAGAAGGTCGAAACAGAACTTGAAGAGATGCGTGAGACGGGAGACTTCGACGAGGACGACGAGACCGACTTCGTCGACACCGAGCCCGTCAGCGCTGAGAACGAGACGGTCACCGACGCCGAGACGGAGACCGAGACGAACTAACACCTTTTTCGGGTGGGGCGTGTGGCCTAGCGGAGAGGGCAGAAGGTTCCTAACCTTCTGATCGCGGGTTCGAATCCCGTCACGCCCGTGCAGCGAGCCACGTAGTGGCGAGCGAACCGGCATGACGGGATTCCTGAATCCTACCAGTCGCGCGCAGCGAAGCGAGCACGTCTGGGTTCGGTTCGAATCCCGTCACGCCCGCTCACTTCGTTCGCGAGCGTGACGTAGCTCGCGAACGCGTTGCGTTCGCTCACTCCCGTCACGCCCGTAATCTGTCGCGAGCAGCTGCTACGGCACTACGGGATTGCTGCACGCTACAGCCATCAGGTGTAACGACGACCGCCTCAGAGCCGTGAGATCGGGCTCGACTTTTTCAACGATCACGCGGCCAACCAGCGTAATGGCCAGCAACGACGTTCCGTCGACCGAGAGCCGACTCTCGGCTGCCGTCGGAACCGCACAGACCCTCGGAGACCACCTCGACGCGCGGACCGTCGACGTGGACCCGAACGTCGACGAGGACGCCTTCTTTTCGACCGCCGACGGAATGCAGACGGTCGTCGGACGGGACGATCTCGAGCGGTGCATCCCGCCAGCCAAGAAGGACTCGTTTCGAGAGATCGACCGCTACTGGGTCAACAAACCCTACGCATTCGTCGTTCTGTTCGACGCAGAAACTGCCCACGAAACCCGCTACTACGTCGTCGAACCGCACCTCGACGCCGTCGAATCGGAGCTACGAACGCGTCTCTCACGGACGCTTTCGGAGACGATCCCGTATGGCGAGGCTCACATCCGGGACGCAGACGGTTTCGAAGCGCGTGCGGCCGTCGTCGAGGCAGCACTGGAGACGCTGATACGGCGGTACGGACTCCGCGAGCGAGAGCGCAGAAACGAAGCTGCCGGCCTGCTCGAGCGGCTTCGGTCCAGGCTACCGAACGTAGCGCCATCACTTCCGACAGATCGCGGCCTGCGTTCGAACGTAGATCGCACGGCAGCCACGCTCACCGAGCGCCAGATCCGAAAGCTTCGGTACTATCTCATTCGCGATATCGTCGGCTACGATCGTATCGATCCGATCATGCGCGACGAGAACGTCGAGGATATCTCCTGTGACGGCTACGGTGAGCCGGTTTTCGTTTACCACACGGCATGCGAGCAGATCGTCTCGAACGTGACTCACGGGACGGACGATCTCGACGACTTCGTCGTTTCACTCGCACAACGGTCGGGTAACGGAATCAGCAAGCGCGTTCCACAGGTGGATGCGACGCTTCCCGACGGCTCTCGAGCACAGCTCACGCTCGGGACCGACGTCGCAGACCACGGCACGAACTACACTATTCGGCAGTTCACCGACGTCCCGTTTACACCGATCGATCTCATCAACTGGCGTACATTCAGTCTCGATCAGATGGCCGTCCTCTGGCTGGCGATCGAGAACGGGCGCAGTCTGTTGCTGGCCGGCGGAACCGCCTCGGGGAAGACGACGAGCTTGAACGCCATCTCGTTGTTCATCCCCTCGAGCGCGAAAATCGTCTCGATCGAAGACACCCGTGAGGTCGAACTCCCACAACGAAACTGGATTGCAAGCGTCACTCGCCCATCGTTTGCAACCGACGAGCGTGGAGATATCGACGAGTTCGACCTGCTCGAGGCCGCCCTCCGACAGCGCCCGGAGTACCTCGTGATGGGCGAGACGCGAGGTGAAGAGGGTCGGACGTTGTTTCAGGTCACCTCGACCGGCCACACGACGCTGACGACATTTCACGCCGACTCCGTCGACGAGGTACTAAAGCGCTTTACCACGGCACCGATCGACGTTCCGAAGTCGATGTTCGCCACACTCGATCTGGTCTCGGTGCAGACCCAGACAGATCTCGACGGACGGACCGTTCGCCGGAACCGCTCGCTCACCGAAATCAACCACTACGATCCCGAACACGACGAGATCAACGTTCGTGATCTCTACCGCTGGCAGCCAGAGACCGACGACTTTCGCGAGATTCGAGGATCGAATACGCTCGCCTCGATCCGCGATGACCGTGGCTGGAGCCAGAAGTGCCTCGAACGAGAGCTGTTCAAACGCCGGGTGGTACTCGCATACCTCGTCGCGAACGGCTACCGTCGGTACGCAGAAGTCGCGACCACCATTCAGGCGTTTATGGCCGACTCGGAGACGATCCTCTCACTGCTCGCAGCGGGGACGCTCGGACGTCGATTTGCCGATCTGCGGACGATGGAGAGCATCTCGATCAGGGGTGGCCAGGAATCTTCGTCACTCGATTCGCGTCCTATTCCCGGTGACCGCGCCGTGGCCCGCGCCACCGAGATTCTCACGCAGGCCGATCGGTCGCTGTTCCCCCAGTACCGGACGCAGAGGAGCTGATGGGTCCCCAATGGACTCCACTCGATGACGGGGCTGAAGCGCGCTCACGAGCGGCGATTGCTCTCGGTGACGTGTGCTATCCCCTCGTCGACCGAGTACTCGATGACGAGGCGCGGCTGACTGTCAGTGTTGAGACCGTACTCGCACAGGCGCGAATTCCCACGCCCGCCAAACACTATCTCGCGACGGCACTCGGCACTGCTCTTCTCTCCGCGATCGTATGTGGGCTTCTGGGGACGTGTCTCGGATACACGCTGGCCTCGACTGAGATCCGTCCAGGGTGGGTAGACTCCATCGTCGTTCCCGTTGGAAGAGCGTTTGCGGTATCCACGCTACTCGGCGCCACAGGATCGATACTCCTGTTCGGTCTGCTGTCCGGGATACTCGGGTTCGCTTTTGGGGGTACTGTTCCCATCGCTATTCCAGTCCTCCGAGCGAGGCGGCGAAAACGTGCTATCGATCTGTTGCTGGCTGACTCGGTTTCCTTTCTGTACGCCCTCTCGACCGGTTCGCTCGACCACCTCGAACTGTTCGAGGCGATCGCTGGCGCGGAGGACGCCTACGGTGAGGTCGCCGCCGAGTTTCGCACTCTGTTGCTCGAAACGCGGTACACTGACGCCGATTATCGGACAGCAATTGCGAACCGAGCGGCGGTCACACCCAGTGACGACTTCTCGAAGTTCCTAACCGACTTGCTCTCGACGATCGATAGCGGCGGCGACATTGAGCGATTTCTGGCAGACGAGACCGAACGCTACAGTCGAACTGCGAGACGCCGTCAGGAGCGAATCCTGGATTCACTCGACCTCGTGGGAGAGCTGTATCTAACCGTCTCACTGTTCCCGCTGTTCTTTCTCGTCATTATCGTCGTCGGCCAGCTGATTCCCGGTAGCGGTGTCCAGACTGAACTGCTCTATCTGGCTGTATACGGGCTCACGCCGCTTGTTGGGATCGCGTTTCTCGTCCTCGTTTCGGCGGTGACGCCCGACGAACCAGGTGACGGATTCCTGTACCAGGACAGAGAAGTCGGGTCACCCACTGGCGGGTGGCGCCGACGGCAGGGTCCCAGCCACGCTGAATCGTCGTTTCCAGACACCGAGATATTCGACCGAATTCGGCGCCGGGAGAGGATGCACCGACGCAAACGGCTGCTGGCTCGGCCACACCGTTTCGTTCTCGATCGACCGCTATCCACGCTCGTCGTGACTGTCCCGGCGTCGGTCGTACTCCTCGCATTCGCGGTCGCTCTCGGGTTCACACCGCGGTCGCTCTCTGGGCTCGTAGCCGAGCCGGTTCGGGGAACGGCCGTGTACGTGTATACACCGCTCTATCTCATCCTCGTTCCGCTCGCAACCGTCTACGAGTGGAACGCTTGGCGCCGAAACGCAGTCACTGCCACACTGTCGACGGTCCTTCGGAACCTCTCGAGTGCAAACGAGACGGGGCTCACGTTCCTCGAGTCACTCCGGACCGTCTCGACACTGGAACGTGGCTTGCTCGCCCGCGAGCTCGACGTCGTAACCACGAAGGTCGCGTACGGAACCAGTCTCCGCCCCGCCCTTGTACAGTTCGCAAACACGTACCAGACACCGCGTCTCGCAAGAACCGTCCGGCTTCTGGGTCACGCACAGGAAGCCTCGAACAATCTCTCTGCCGTACTCCAGACCGCAGCACAGACGAGCGAGCGCCACGAGACGCTCGAACGGGACCGTGTCGCTCGCGCCCGAACGCAAATCGTCATCGTCTCTCTGACGTTCCTGACGGCTCTCGTCGTCTTCGCGATCCTCCAGACACAGTTTTTAGAGACGATGGGTGAGTTGGACCTCACACCCAACTCGACGGGTGCAGATCCCGATTCTCCGCTTGACGTAGATCGGCTTTCGTTGCTGTTTTTCCATACGTTGACCGTACAGGCGTTCGTCTCCGGGCTCATCTGTGGCTATCTCCGGGATGGCTGTCTCGCAAGCGGTCTCAAGTACGTTCTGTGTTTGGCCACCGTAGCACTCCTCACGTGGTCGGTTATCGCCTGAGGGTGTGGAGCGTCGACTCGGCATACCGCTGTTTGCGTCCAATCGACCCTGACTCGATAGCCCGACGTCTACGGTTCCCCTTCGACCGAAACGTCCAGCCGAACTGTCGGAACGTAGACCGCGCCCGTAACGGCCACACAGCGCAGTGTGTCGCGGTTTGTCGTCTGTTGTTGACATGTGGCGTTCGATTCACTGGACTCGATGTAGTTGGCCCACAGATCAGCTCGGTCGGACCGTGTCTGTATCCGAATTTCGACCGCGTAGGTCTCCTCACCGTCCCACCGAAGCTGGCGTGACGAGGCTCGCTTGGTAGTGATTTCGCTTACCGTTGTGGCGTCCATCCAGGTCGTGTTCGTGCCTGTGGTTTCGATGAGGGGAATCATCGAGAACTCCGTGCTAACCCGTAATCTCGGTTCTCGGAGCCACTCGTTGCCAGCACCTCCTTCGCGGGAGACGGCGCCGTTTGCGTAGACAACTGCCGACTCGGCATTGGTGCCGCCAGATTCGGTCGGTGGTGTCGCTCCTGGGGGGATGTACGTGACCGGGTCGATCGTTCCGGTGTAGCTGTCTCCCGTAGCAAACGT from Halobacteria archaeon AArc-dxtr1 harbors:
- a CDS encoding ATP-binding protein codes for the protein MRIGNGHRKAQGGYLPYEHKVFSWKRLVSTVGPRRALGVLGGLYIVFGAGWLFSETGQGVPVVNTLLICLLIAGPGLVLVFGAYRLSRTDIAPEYYPGIVSWCLAGFSLMATLLVVYHLQPGESVSTQAPPILTGLASVAGFAVGVHDSRAKTRAHELQARNDVLRQTQIELEDTVDRLEQANYRLERYQKYTNDMLNGIDDLFYVLDVSGSLQRWNETLCEVSGYSDVEIASMSAQDFFDEPSQQTIANAVEEGFEMGNTQVEAQLCTKGGAHIPYEFAASTIENPDGETVLVGVGRDVTDRKKRESELSHRATQQQTVADLGQTALETDDLDDLMQEATCLVAEVLDAEYCKVLDLDSDDRELLLRQGVGWDDGIAGNATVGADEDDSQAGYTLRSEEPVVVSDLSTESRFSGPDLLTSHNVLSGVSTIIGPFGGPWGILGVHDTDRREFSDEDVSFVQSVANVLAEAIERHQYQRELEQLVADLEASNERLEQFAYAASHDLQEPLRMVSSYLRLLESRYEDDFDEEGQEFLDFAVDGADRMRTMIDGLLQYSRVETQGHQLEPIELNDVVEDVYNDLQVKIEDSDAQITTDSLPRVKGDPDQLRQVFQNLVDNAIEYSGDGRPLIHLTAQRRGTKWVISVRDDGIGIDAGDQDRIFEVFQRLHGTTERKGTGIGLALCERIVERHGGDIWVESEPGDGTEFSFTLPATDGSAD
- a CDS encoding succinate dehydrogenase, with product MAERYSSFTPGGTGWLLQRITAAFLVVVLAFHFFQLHFVNHAADVTFAGTQARMDHVGYFLAMVLFLVTAAFHGINGVYNALVNQGLSGTPKKVMLVVLTVAGVALVAQGTYVALVMAGWI
- a CDS encoding FAD-binding protein gives rise to the protein MYEHDVIVVGAGGAGLRAAIAAHEAGADVAMVTKLHPVRSHTGAAEGGINAALREGDDWELHAYDTMKGSDYLGDAPAIETLAQDAPEDTITLEHWGMPFSREEDGRVSQRPFGGLSYPRTTYAGAETGHHLLHVMYEQVVKRGIQVYDEWYVMNLATSDEPDPNDRSCHGVVAYDVQSGQIQGFKANQGVILATGGPGQAFDHTTNAVSCTGDGQAMAYRAGVPLEDMEFIQFHPTTLPSTGVLISEGVRGEGGILYNEEGERFMFEHGYAKNDGELASRDVVSRAELTEVNEGRGVEDEYVHLDMRHLGADRILDRLENILHLAEDFEGVDGLVEPMPVKPGQHYAMGGIETDENGETCISGLYAAGECACVSVHGANRLGGNALPELVVFGKRAGYHAAGGDLGPAEIETGYGPGVEDENYDLPITPGEAGLDPADGSIAADGGQVADAEGALERAVERERERVDQLMEKDDGVQHAEIRSKLQRAMTDYVNVFRTEEGVTNALEIIRECREEYRDVYVDDPSRTFNTDLQMTYETRNLIDVAETIALGALVRNEFRGAHWRQENQTRDDENWLKHTLISWNGGKPSIFYRPVILEGEEKTYEPKVRSY
- the sdhC gene encoding succinate dehydrogenase, cytochrome b556 subunit; the protein is MSQSYNRGLIEDFGRWKEFSAGMWAWIFHKFTGWMLIGYLFTHIAVLSTAIGAASQGDATIAAGEDVYTTTIQGLEGLFIVRVLEVGLLAVAVFHILNGVRLLMIDLGIGLDSQDASFYASLILTGMITVASVPTFLQGVGF
- a CDS encoding succinate dehydrogenase/fumarate reductase iron-sulfur subunit, which codes for MSTQQQKPQSQEAPEDPEMKGAESPQQERLDKKAERAKSREETADESETEGETVHLKVFRYDPEVEAKQEPRFDEFHVPFSKGMTVLDALIYARDEFDSSLTFRHSCRQAICGSDAFFVNGSQRLGCKTQISELDQPVRVEPLPHQDVVKDLVVDMDHFYEQMHAVEPYFQSEETPDASELEEQRQSRENREKVKMSTRCIWCGACMSSCNIAAGDNQYLGPAAINKAYRFAMDDREEAEIKEHRLRIIEQEHGVWRCQTQFSCTEVCPKDIPLTEHIQELKREAVKKNLKFW